GAGCGCGGAGCAATGCAGGTAAGCCAAGCCTTGCTTGGACCTCAtgttcttcatagaatcattgaggctggagaagacctccaagctcatccagcccaagcATCAGCCCAAGCCCACCGTGCCCACTAAATCGTGTTCCCAAGTGCCATCTCTACAGgttctttgaacacctccaggaatggaatCACTAAGGCTGGAGAAGACCACgaagatcatccagcccaacaccaccgtgcccaTTAAACCACCACCAtcacagaattatggaatcacggagaggtttgggttggaagggacctcaaagcctatcctGTTCcaatcccccctgccatgaacaCCTCCtacaggatcaggttgctccaagccccacccaacctgcTCTTGAAACATCATCTCCAGACACgactaaaccacatcccaaagtgccatTTCTGCATGTTCCATGGACACCTTCCCTGGGTGACCTCTTCTAGTGCTTCACCACTATTTCAGTGAAGGAATATTCCCCAATATCCAggctaaacctcccctggagcaacttgacaccattccatcccatcccatcccatcccatcccatcccatcccatcccatcccatcccatcccatcccatcctttgttccttgggagaaaaTACCAGCACAATCTCCTtcccagaagctgcagagagcactgaggtctcccctcagcttcttcttctccaggctcaacagccccaggtccctcaaaCACTCCCAGAACCCCATgtctccaaacccttccccagctccgttacctttctctctctttctccacgTACGTTCCAGAACCTGTCCCTTGTGTTCCTAAAATCCCACGGACTGCCCAGAGCcgtggtggctgctccatccctggaggtgttcaaggccagcttggatggggcttggagcagcccaATCCAGTGGTAGGcgttcctgcccatggccattggttggatctggatgggctttgaggtctcttccaacacaaaccattccatgattctgtgattttcccaAAAAATCAGGAATAACTCAGAGTTTGGgggatttttctctcttttttgtcCCCTTTCACAGTTAACATCACTCTGGATGAAAACTGCAAACATCCCAGCCTCATGGTCAAGGAGAAGAACAGAGTCAGGTCCTCCAGCCAGGCAGAGATCCCACCAGAAGCAGTGGTCCTCGCTACCGAAGGGTTCTCAGGGAAGAAGCATTATTGGGAAGTGGAAGTGGGAAACAAATCCGAGTGGGGGCTGGGTGTGCTGGGTGAGGAAATGAGGAACACGCTGAGAACCGTCACCGTGGACCCACTGTCAAAGGAGAACACCTTCAGCTTGTGGTTCTCCAAGGGAGAGTACAGTTTCACCGGTGGAACGGACATAAAGTACCACAAAGTCTGCAGCGTGGTGGGGGTTTTCCTGGACCTGGAGCTGAACCAGCTCTCGTTCTTTGATgctgaagagaaatatttgctcAAACGTCTCAGTTTGGAGCGTTCTGGGACGCTGTATCCGTTCTTCAGCCCGGGCGCTGATGGGAAATGGTTGGGAGTGCGCCCTGTGATGGAGAAGGCATTCCCCTCGCTGTGAGgtcatgggttgggttggaagggaccttaaatgtCACCGAGGTCCAATAATTCTggcacgggcagggacaccttccaccaaGAGATGAATAAATCAATGGTGCAGAGAATCACAGGGATTGTGGAGGAGAGTCAGGAAAAACATCATCAGCTTTTAAAGCCATAAtcaagagtttgggttggaagggactttaaaggtcatccagatCGAACCCCacaccatgggcagggccaccttcatagaatcaccgaaACATGGAATCACTGAGATGGGAAAAGGtctctgagctcatccagttccattgtcagcccaaccccatcgtgcctactaaaccgtgtccccaaCTGCCACCTCCTACGTGTTCTCGGAACCCGTCCAGAAATGGGGACTCCAATCCTTGTTCTCCAAGGTTCTGTTCCAGACCACTTAGGTACAAGACCCAGCTTCATAATTCAATGTACGTCACCCTGCCAAGGTGacttctccatcccatcttcTGGATGGAATCCTTCAAATAGAGGAATTTTAAAGATAGAAATACGTCCACGCTTTATTTCTTGGGTGGAGAACGTATCCAATCCGTGAGAGTCTGTGAGGCAACGTCtaccgtatcctgggctgtatccaaAGGAATAGGACCGATAGGGGCACGGGaagggggttctgcccctctgctctgctccggTGAGACGTCACCTGGAGTCGTTTGTCCAGAAGTCGTCACCAGAAGTCGTTTcttctggagaagagcagcacagGAAGTAGAGGGATGggttggagagagtccagaggaggtaaTAATGGTGATCTGATGGCTGGAGGACCTCACGTAGAAGGACATGAGAgatgggattgttcagcctggagaagagaaggctgcggggagacccTAGAGAAGATTCCAGTAGGCAAAggagctccagggaagctggggaggggctcttgatccagggataggatgagggggaatgggtttgagctgaaagaggggagattgagatgggatctcAGGAAAAGATGTtctcctgtgagagtggggaggccctggtccaggttgcccagagaagtggtggctgccccatccctggaggtgttgaaggccaggttggatggagatTGGAGCAACACCATCCAGCAGGAGATGTCTGTTGGATGATGTTGGAatcagatgggctttgaggtcccttcaaacacAAACCACTCCATGAATTTATGACGTTTCTCTCCTTGGTCCggatggaggaagaggaacCGAACATCTCtgatggaggaagaggaacCGAACATCTCTGATGGAGGAAGAGGAATCGAACCTCTCtgatggaggaagaggaacCAAACATCTCtgatggaggaagaggaacCGAACATCTCtgatggaggaagaggaacCGAACATCTctggtggaggaagaggaatCGAACATCTCtgatggaggaagaggaacCGAACATCTctggtggaggaagaggaacCGAACATCTCtgatggaggaagaggaacCGAACATCTctggtggaggaagaggaacCGAACATCTCtgatggaggaagaggaacCGAACATCTCTGATGGAGCTTGGCTGGCAGTCAGGGTCACCCAGTGAGGCAGAGACTGAGGTGAGCTTGGACCCCATCAAATTTTAGCAGGTCCTTAGAAGACACCGCCtctcatttcagtctttttttcctaccatgGACCTTCCAATAAGCTCAAATATTCAAAGAAAGGTTTTCCaaatggtttttttccttcaaaatacgtttattttctttcttgatggGAAAGGATGGAGTTTGGCCTTCAGCTCAAGGTGAATACAGACCACGTGGTACAAGCCGTGTTgcctggaggaggtgggacagGAACAACACCTTGTGTCCAATCCTATCTTCAGGCCACTGAAACCCTTGCTGAGCTGATGAGATCTTCATGACCTATCCTTGGGACTCAGGTTCCTGCCCAGGTTTCTCTGAGTCAACCTTCTTCCCACCAAAtgattcctttctttctttctcatttttctacCCTGTTTTggcattacatttttttttctcgttGGATTTTCTACCACCGATGGCTGAAGTTTaacttctcccttctttccactGAACTTCCCGCTTCTCCCATTCTCTCTCCAAGCCGTTAGACCTCACGGTCTCACGGCTGAAGAGACTTTAATGGGACAGGGATTAAGACGGGGTGGATAAGTGGCGAACGTGTCCCATCTCTTCTGGATAGAAATGGATAAAACGTTCCTGGAAGCTCCTCTCCAAGCTTTAAAGTCATTCTCACCAGAATGTCCATCTGTCCTGCTCCGTAAAAGCCCACTTGCCCTTCCTCCAGGTCCAGAAGGACACCAATGACTGagttgctctgctgctgcttcccaacCCTGCGGTCTCCTCCGCTGGAGAAAATCTCTCCCTGGGACCCATGCAGAGCCCAGTAGTCCTCTCCAGGAATGgtcccatcctcctcctctcctcttttctccctcacCACCCCCAGAACCCAGTCTTGCTCCTGGtccacctccacctcccagTAGTGTTTCCCAGCCTCAAACCCTTCCTTCCCCACCAGCACAGGGACCGTGGAGGGTACGTTGGGTTCAGACGCGTTGCTCTCCACGTCTGGAGCGCTCGGCACGCGGAGCTGAAGGACTCGGCATTCGGGATTCACAGTGATGGGaactggaggggaaaaggagagtcATCTTATGAGCAGAGCGGCTCAAGAACTTCTCTCCAGATGAGGCTGTGGGTTGGAGCATCCCACGCTCTGGTGATACAACCAAGAACGTGAACGCTCCCAGAAGAGGGAATGCGATCTCCGATGAGATCCTTGAGAGGCACCTTGGAGCTGTCACACTCTCTTGGTGTGCGAGTCCacaatctttcctcttttccacatAGTCCTCTCGGGAACTGTGTCCCCCACCCCAGACTTTGAtgctttagaatcatagaaggattttggttggaaaagaccttcaagatcatggTGGCCAACCATTGATTCAGCCCTGCTCAGTCtaccactagaccatgtcctcAAGTATGAtgtctactcgtcttttaaacatctccaaggatggtggctcaaccaaCTCCCTGGaaagcctcttccagtgcctgagaacacttgcagtgaagaaattattccccatgtccaatctaaatctcccgtCGTGCTTATTGGGGCCTTTTCCCCTTGTCCCAccactggctaccagggagagGAGACCACCACCCACCTCACTTACAACGTCCTTTTAGGTGGTTGTAGAGACCGATGAGGTCTCCGTTCTCCAAACTCAACAATTCCacctccctcagctgctcctcacaacccttttgctccaaacccttcaccagcttcgttgtcCTTCTCTGGGTGTTCTCCAGCATCTAGAGGGCCTTCTCGTAGTCAGGAGGCCAAAACTGATCCCAGGATTCCAGGTgaagcctcaccagtgccgagtcccAAGGaacgatcccttccctgctaATGTTGGCCACACTATTCTCCACGTCGGATAAGATATCGTGGGCCTTCTTGGCTCATGCTCAGCGTATTCATTTGCCTTCCAGCAAGTCCTTCCCTTGGTCTTCCCGGAAAACCCATCCAATCCTCATTTTCTGTTGTCCAAACCAAGCACATTCCCATGACTACAGCTCGGTTGGGGCATCTCTAACACCATGGCGTTGGGATTTTGAGGCAACCTGGATGGTCACCCAGATTTCCCACCCTTCCTCCTCACCTGCATGGCTCCGGGCTTCCCAGAATTCTGTGGAAAGAAACGGATATGACTGTGCTTTCTTTGTATAAGGGCAATGATACTTCTGATATCATGggagctgttttcttctcccaaggaacaaacAATAGGACAACAGGAACGGCCTCaaagttgcatcaggggaggtttagatggaatagtaggaaaaaaatccttcatggAAAGGCTTGTCATGAACTGGAAGAGGATgcagagggaagaggtggagtCTGCAaccctggaagggttcaaggaATATGTAGAGGTTGTACTTCAGGATATAGTTGTTTggccccatccgtggaggtgttgaaggccaggttggatgaggctttgagaatCCCGATCCAGTGGAAAGAgtcggaactggatgggctttaaggtcgattccaacccaaaccattcaatgacGGTTTAGTGGACACAGTGGGGTTggtctgatggttggactggatgacgTTAGAGGTCTTctctaaccttaatgattctccGACTGGAATACCGAGGCGTTTTCTTGGCACCTGGTTCCTGTCATCGCTGTGATTCTGCAGCGGTGAAAGTCCTTCCTCTTCTTAACTCACCAATCATTGAGCCAAGGAGTTGTTATAGTTGAAAAAGACTTCTAGCTCCACCAATCCAAACCCACCGTGgtgactaaaccatgtccccctGGTTGCCACCTCtgtttgaacacctccaaggacggagactccaccacAAACCTGGACAgcttcttccaatgcttcaccattctttccaCAAAGAAACTTCTCGTCACGTCCTATCTAAACTCCCCTGGTGAAACTTAAAGCCGATTCCTCTCATCCTAATCCCACACGTTGAACTGCCACCATGTCTAAACCACTTacccagctctgctttcagttgACCTGAAAGAGAAAGACGATCCAGTCATTAACGCTTcggttttccttctttaatcCCAGGTTTTCAAAGCAGGACAACCCCAAAGCGTGGAATAAACAAACGTTTCGCCCCATAGCTTGATTTTTTATCGCATCACTTGGCTTCAAACCCAAGGGCTGCACAGGCAGACTCACTTGAAGCCTGGTCCAAGTGTTTCTAGATGTGACGGCAGCGTCAGATTGacataaaatctgttttcttaccAAAGCGTTTCTTGAGTTTGGACTtggctgaaaaaggaaaaccagaaatgagCGATGGAGAAACTCAAATGTGTGAGGAAAGACCATTGAATTCCATCAGCAGTCGTTCCTTAGGGGAACAGAGCACAATCACAGActcatgaaatggtttgggttggaaaggacctcaaagcccatccagttccaacactctgccacggacagggacatctcctgctggatcaggtcGATCCAAGctccttcaacacctccagggatggggcagccaccactttctCGGACAACCTtggtcagggcctccccaccttcacaggaaaacatttcttcccgcgatctcctctcaatctcccctctttcaagTGAAAACCACTCCTCTTCATCCTATTCCAGCGCTCCCTCATCAAGAACCCACcaccagcttttctggagcccctttgagtagtggaagctgctctaaggtcttcccacagccttctcttctccaggcaaccccaactctctcaacctttccttggatgggaggttctccagtaCTCCGATTGTCTACGttgcttcctctggactcactccaacagctccatgtcatTCCCgagctgaggactccagaacggGAGGTCCAGGTGAGaacagggctccaggtgaggtcccaccagagcagagcagagggggcagaatcccctcctttaCCCTGACATTCCCATTGCTTTGGATGACGCCCGGCTTTGGAtgcacattgccggctcctGTTGAGCATCTCATCCTCCAGCatcccaagtctttctcctcgAGGCTGCTCCAAATCCATTCCCCACCCAGCCCGGATTTGGGGTTATTAAGCGGGATTTACCTGCTCGGTTTTTGCTTTTGTCTCCTTCTGAAAAGTTCAGCAcatggaataaaagaaaaaaaaaaacattaacagaGCGCTTCTGGAATATAAATCGGGAGTTATTTAATTAGTGGGTTTTCACATTGCATTTCACACAGCTTTAAagttgggaaaaagaaatccattcGACACGCTTTCTACCCATCTCACAATGAGGAACGTACATGAGTTCTACGGCGATTAAAGAGTTAAACTGCCATCAAACCCAGTAATTCaaccagaagaagaaaacagggaagaaaagcaacacaaaaaaccccaaagtggGCATAAATTTGACATAGAGACAATTAGATGTCACGGAACAACCAAAAATGTCATACCTAGCATCGACTTCAGTTTGTTCCTCCCTAGGAAAGAACACGCGTAGACATCAGCGTGAGCTTTGATAGAGTTCATGGAAtggcagaatggtttggattggaagggatcttaaagcccatccggtccCACCCCCCAcccttgccatgagcagggacacctcccacccatcaggttgctccaagcctcatccaacctggccttgaacacctccatggatgaggcatccacaacttcgctgggcaacctgggccacccCAcccctcatcatgaagaatttcttcctaatgtctaatgtaaatctttcccttccaatttaaagccatttcccctcttcccaTCACTCCAGGTCCTTGgagaaagtccctccccagctttccgaCAGCTACTTTCAGGTAATTCCGGCATAAGGTCaatataaggtctccttggatccctctcttctccaggctgaagctgaacaactccaactctctcagcgtgtcctcCCAGCAGAGGTTCTCTAGCCCACGAATCATCTCCGTAGggtcctctggacccattccaacagttccatatccttcttatgtctgGGATTCCAGCGTCAAACACGGGACTGCAGGTGAGACCTCACAagtgaggagcagagggggagaagcatctccctcaccctg
Above is a genomic segment from Cuculus canorus isolate bCucCan1 chromosome 33, bCucCan1.pri, whole genome shotgun sequence containing:
- the LOC104066261 gene encoding butyrophilin subfamily 1 member A1 isoform X8, whose protein sequence is MGLWVQLPAVTFVSALVSTPHPTAGGRHDPLLVLDGYENDGIRLKCFSERLLSEVQVLWTDGRGDNITATPLTTGTTTATASSSVLLKPGAGNSASCKIIDKLLRTSTESSVVIAAEEQKTFENANQKMLAEIERIRQQLEFCRARSNAVNITLDENCKHPSLMVKEKNRVRSSSQAEIPPEAVVLATEGFSGKKHYWEVEVGNKSEWGLGVLGEEMRNTLRTVTVDPLSKENTFSLWFSKGEYSFTGGTDIKYHKVCSVVGVFLDLELNQLSFFDAEEKYLLKRLSLERSGTLYPFFSPGADGKWLGVRPVMEKAFPSL
- the LOC104066261 gene encoding butyrophilin-like protein 9 isoform X3 — its product is MGLWVQLPAVTFVSALVSTPHPTAGGRHDPLLVLDGYENDGTTTATASSSVLLKPGAGNSASCKIIDKLLRTSTESSVVIADAFFPVTSPWLPAFVVLLFLSIFLVITAIYQLRKNQKTMIRETNAQGCIQNDIDRLKKELTEEQKTFENANQKMLAEIERIRQQLEFCRARSNAVNITLDENCKHPSLMVKEKNRVRSSSQAEIPPEAVVLATEGFSGKKHYWEVEVGNKSEWGLGVLGEEMRNTLRTVTVDPLSKENTFSLWFSKGEYSFTGGTDIKYHKVCSVVGVFLDLELNQLSFFDAEEKYLLKRLSLERSGTLYPFFSPGADGKWLGVRPVMEKAFPSL
- the LOC104066261 gene encoding butyrophilin subfamily 1 member A1 isoform X5; the protein is MGLWVQLPAVTFVSALVSTPHPTAGTTTATASSSVLLKPGAGNSASCKIIDKLLRTSTESSVVIADAFFPVTSPWLPAFVVLLFLSIFLVITAIYQLRKNQKTMIRETNAQGCIQNDIDRLKKELTEEQKTFENANQKMLAEIERIRQQLEFCRARSNAVNITLDENCKHPSLMVKEKNRVRSSSQAEIPPEAVVLATEGFSGKKHYWEVEVGNKSEWGLGVLGEEMRNTLRTVTVDPLSKENTFSLWFSKGEYSFTGGTDIKYHKVCSVVGVFLDLELNQLSFFDAEEKYLLKRLSLERSGTLYPFFSPGADGKWLGVRPVMEKAFPSL
- the LOC104066261 gene encoding butyrophilin subfamily 1 member A1 isoform X6, whose protein sequence is MGLWVQLPAVTFVSALVSTPHPTAGGRHDPLLVLDGYENDGIRLKCFSERLLSEVQVLWTDGRGDNITATPLTTGTTTATASSSVLLKPGAGNSASCKIIDKLLRTSTESSVVIADIDRLKKELTEEQKTFENANQKMLAEIERIRQQLEFCRARSNAVNITLDENCKHPSLMVKEKNRVRSSSQAEIPPEAVVLATEGFSGKKHYWEVEVGNKSEWGLGVLGEEMRNTLRTVTVDPLSKENTFSLWFSKGEYSFTGGTDIKYHKVCSVVGVFLDLELNQLSFFDAEEKYLLKRLSLERSGTLYPFFSPGADGKWLGVRPVMEKAFPSL
- the LOC104066261 gene encoding butyrophilin subfamily 1 member A1 isoform X4, producing MGLWVQLPAVTFVSALVSTPHPTAGGRHDPLLVLDGYENDGIRLKCFSERLLSEVQVLWTDGRGDNITATPLTTGTTTATASSSVLLKPGAGNSASCKIIDKLLRTSTESSVVIAANAQGCIQNDIDRLKKELTEEQKTFENANQKMLAEIERIRQQLEFCRARSNAVNITLDENCKHPSLMVKEKNRVRSSSQAEIPPEAVVLATEGFSGKKHYWEVEVGNKSEWGLGVLGEEMRNTLRTVTVDPLSKENTFSLWFSKGEYSFTGGTDIKYHKVCSVVGVFLDLELNQLSFFDAEEKYLLKRLSLERSGTLYPFFSPGADGKWLGVRPVMEKAFPSL
- the LOC104066261 gene encoding butyrophilin subfamily 1 member A1 isoform X7 → MGLWVQLPAVTFVSALVSTPHPTAGGRHDPLLVLDGYENDGIRLKCFSERLLSEVQVLWTDGRGDNITATPLTTGTTTATASSSVLLKPGAGNSASCKIIDKLLRTSTESSVVIAANAQGCIQNAEEQKTFENANQKMLAEIERIRQQLEFCRARSNAVNITLDENCKHPSLMVKEKNRVRSSSQAEIPPEAVVLATEGFSGKKHYWEVEVGNKSEWGLGVLGEEMRNTLRTVTVDPLSKENTFSLWFSKGEYSFTGGTDIKYHKVCSVVGVFLDLELNQLSFFDAEEKYLLKRLSLERSGTLYPFFSPGADGKWLGVRPVMEKAFPSL